From one Cynocephalus volans isolate mCynVol1 chromosome X, mCynVol1.pri, whole genome shotgun sequence genomic stretch:
- the EIF2S3 gene encoding eukaryotic translation initiation factor 2 subunit 3 isoform X1, translating to MAGGEVGVTLGQPHLSRQDLTTLDVTKLTPLSHEVISRQATINIGTIGHVAHGKSTVVKAISGVHTVRFKNELERNITIKLGYANAKIYKLDDPSCPRPECYRSCGSSMPDEFPTDIPGTKGNFKLVRHVSFVDCPGHDILMATMLNGAAVMDAALLLIAGNESCPQPQTSEHLAAIEIMKLKHILILQNKIDLVKESQAKEQYEQILAFVQDLFILLERFTSYEPSSVITKKSTVAEGAPIIPISAQLKYNIEVVCEYIVKKIPVPPRDFTSEPRLIVIRSFDVNKPGCEVDDLKGGVAGGSILKGVLKVGQEIEVRPGIVSKDSEGKLMCKPIFSKIVSLFAEHNDLQYAAPGGLIGVGTKIDPTLCRADRMVGQVLGAVGALPEIFTELEISYFLLRRLLGVRTEGDKKAAKVQKLSKNEVLMVNIGSLSTGGRVSAVKADLGKIVLTNPVCTEVGEKIALSRRVEKHWRLIGWGQIRRGVTIKPTVDDD from the exons ATGGCGGGAGGCGAGGTTGGCGTGACTCTCGGCCAGCCGCATCTGTCTCGTCAGGATCTCACCACTTTG GACGTTACTAAGTTGACGCCACTTTCACACGAAGTTATCAGCAGACAAGCCACAATTAACATAG GTACAATTGGTCACGTAGCTCATGGGAAATCCACAGTTGTAAAAGCTATTTCCGGAGTTCACACCGTCAGGttcaaaaatgaattagaaagaaATATTACAATCAAGCTTGGATATGCTAATGCTAAG ATTTATAAACTTGATGACCCAAGTTGTCCTCGGCCAGAATGTTATAGATCCTGTGGAAGTAGTATGCCTGATGAGTTTCCTACAGACATTCCAGGGACCAAAGGGAACTTCAAATTAGTCAG ACATGTTTCCTTTGTTGACTGTCCTGGACATGATATTCTGATGGCTACTATGCTGAATGGGGCAGCAGTGATGGATGCAGCTCTTCTGTTGATAG CTGGCAACGAATCTTGTCCTCAGCCTCAGACTTCTGAACACCTGGCTGCTATAGAAATCATGAAACTgaaacatattttaattctacaaaataaaattgatttggtAAAAGAAAGTCAGGCTAAAGAACAGTATGAACAGATCCTTGCATTTGTACAAG ACTTGTTTATCTTGTTAGAAAGGTTTACTTCCTATGAACCCAGTTCTGTCATCACAAAAAAAA GTACAGTAGCAGAAGGAGCTCCCATTATTCCAATTTCTGCTCAGCTGAAATACAATATCGAAGTAGTCTGTGAGTACATAGTAAAGAAAATTCCAGTACCCCCAAGAGACTTTACTTCAGAACCCCGACTTATTG ttattagATCCTTTGATGTCAACAAACCTGGCTGTGAAGTTGATGACCTTAAGGGAGGTGTAGCTGGAGGTAGTATTCTAAAAGGAGTATTAAAG GTGGGCCAGGAGATAGAAGTCAGACCTGGTATTGTTTCCAAAGATAGTGAAGGAAAACTTATGTGTAAACCGATCTTCTCCAAAATTGTATCACTTTTTGCAGAACATAATGATCTTCAGTATGCTGCTCCAGGGGGTCTTATTG GAGTTGGAACGAAAATTGACCCCACTTTGTGCCGGGCTGACAGAATGGTGGGGCAAGTACTTGGTGCAGTTGGAGCTTTACCTGAGATCTTCACAGAATTGGAAATCTCCTACTTCTTACTTAGACGGCTTTTAGGTGTACGCACTGAAGGAGACAAGAAAGCAGCAAAG GTGCAAAAGCTGTCTAAGAATGAAGTGCTCATGGTGAACATAGGCTCCTTGTCAACAGGAGGGAGAGTTAGTGCCGTCAAGGCTGATTTGGGCAAAATCGTTTTAACTAATCCCGTGTGCACAGAAGTAGGAGAAAAAATTGCCCTTAGCCGAAGAGTTGAGAAACACTGGCG tttAATTGGTTGGGGTCAGATAAGAAGAGGAGTGACAATCAAGCCAACAGTAGATGATGACTGA
- the EIF2S3 gene encoding eukaryotic translation initiation factor 2 subunit 3 isoform X2, producing the protein MAGGEVGVTLGQPHLSRQDLTTLDVTKLTPLSHEVISRQATINIGTIGHVAHGKSTVVKAISGVHTVRFKNELERNITIKLGYANAKIYKLDDPSCPRPECYRSCGSSMPDEFPTDIPGTKGNFKLVRHVSFVDCPGHDILMATMLNGAAVMDAALLLIAGNESCPQPQTSEHLAAIEIMKLKHILILQNKIDLVKESQAKEQYEQILAFVQGTVAEGAPIIPISAQLKYNIEVVCEYIVKKIPVPPRDFTSEPRLIVIRSFDVNKPGCEVDDLKGGVAGGSILKGVLKVGQEIEVRPGIVSKDSEGKLMCKPIFSKIVSLFAEHNDLQYAAPGGLIGVGTKIDPTLCRADRMVGQVLGAVGALPEIFTELEISYFLLRRLLGVRTEGDKKAAKVQKLSKNEVLMVNIGSLSTGGRVSAVKADLGKIVLTNPVCTEVGEKIALSRRVEKHWRLIGWGQIRRGVTIKPTVDDD; encoded by the exons ATGGCGGGAGGCGAGGTTGGCGTGACTCTCGGCCAGCCGCATCTGTCTCGTCAGGATCTCACCACTTTG GACGTTACTAAGTTGACGCCACTTTCACACGAAGTTATCAGCAGACAAGCCACAATTAACATAG GTACAATTGGTCACGTAGCTCATGGGAAATCCACAGTTGTAAAAGCTATTTCCGGAGTTCACACCGTCAGGttcaaaaatgaattagaaagaaATATTACAATCAAGCTTGGATATGCTAATGCTAAG ATTTATAAACTTGATGACCCAAGTTGTCCTCGGCCAGAATGTTATAGATCCTGTGGAAGTAGTATGCCTGATGAGTTTCCTACAGACATTCCAGGGACCAAAGGGAACTTCAAATTAGTCAG ACATGTTTCCTTTGTTGACTGTCCTGGACATGATATTCTGATGGCTACTATGCTGAATGGGGCAGCAGTGATGGATGCAGCTCTTCTGTTGATAG CTGGCAACGAATCTTGTCCTCAGCCTCAGACTTCTGAACACCTGGCTGCTATAGAAATCATGAAACTgaaacatattttaattctacaaaataaaattgatttggtAAAAGAAAGTCAGGCTAAAGAACAGTATGAACAGATCCTTGCATTTGTACAAG GTACAGTAGCAGAAGGAGCTCCCATTATTCCAATTTCTGCTCAGCTGAAATACAATATCGAAGTAGTCTGTGAGTACATAGTAAAGAAAATTCCAGTACCCCCAAGAGACTTTACTTCAGAACCCCGACTTATTG ttattagATCCTTTGATGTCAACAAACCTGGCTGTGAAGTTGATGACCTTAAGGGAGGTGTAGCTGGAGGTAGTATTCTAAAAGGAGTATTAAAG GTGGGCCAGGAGATAGAAGTCAGACCTGGTATTGTTTCCAAAGATAGTGAAGGAAAACTTATGTGTAAACCGATCTTCTCCAAAATTGTATCACTTTTTGCAGAACATAATGATCTTCAGTATGCTGCTCCAGGGGGTCTTATTG GAGTTGGAACGAAAATTGACCCCACTTTGTGCCGGGCTGACAGAATGGTGGGGCAAGTACTTGGTGCAGTTGGAGCTTTACCTGAGATCTTCACAGAATTGGAAATCTCCTACTTCTTACTTAGACGGCTTTTAGGTGTACGCACTGAAGGAGACAAGAAAGCAGCAAAG GTGCAAAAGCTGTCTAAGAATGAAGTGCTCATGGTGAACATAGGCTCCTTGTCAACAGGAGGGAGAGTTAGTGCCGTCAAGGCTGATTTGGGCAAAATCGTTTTAACTAATCCCGTGTGCACAGAAGTAGGAGAAAAAATTGCCCTTAGCCGAAGAGTTGAGAAACACTGGCG tttAATTGGTTGGGGTCAGATAAGAAGAGGAGTGACAATCAAGCCAACAGTAGATGATGACTGA